The genomic region GCCAAATAATCGCCCAGCACGTTTTCCAGGCTGCCCGCGGCGAATGCCGATGGCGCAGGAATGCTTGCGGCGTATTGGGTCAGCATGACGAAACCGGCCAGTTTCGGCTGACGTGCGCGTTCGAAATCCTTGAAGTCGTCTTCGACGAACACGCGAGTCAGCTCGCGGGCACGGTCGGCGCGGAAGTTCATGAACACCACGGCATCGCCGTCTTCGACTTTCACCGGCTCACCGATGGTAGTGGCTTTGACGAATTCGTCGCTCTCGCCGCGAGCGTAAGCAGCATCCAGACCTTCCTGGGCGGTGGCCGCGTGGAATTCGCTGTTGCCGTCGACGATCAGGTTGTACGCCTGAGCAACACGATCCCAGCGGTTGTCACGGTCCATGGCGAAGTAGCGACCGATGATGCTGGCGATACGGCCCTTGCCCAGCGCCTGGAAGGTCGCGTCGAGCAGTTCGATCGACGATGCAGCGCTTTTCGGCGGCGTGTCGCGGCCATCGAGGAAAGCGTGCAGGTAGATTTTTTCAGCACCGCGCTTGAACGCCAGTTCGGCCATGGCGATCAGGTGATCCTGGTGGCTGTGTACGCCGCCATCGGACAGCAGGCCCATGAAGTGCACGGCTTTACCGGCGGCCACGGCTTTATCCACCGCGGCGCAGATGGTCGGGTTCTCGAAGAATTCGCCGTCGCGGATCGATTTGGTTACACGCGTGAAGTCCTGATACACCACGCGGCCGGCGCCGAGGTTCATGTGGCCGACTTCGGAGTTGCCCATTTGGCCGTCCGGCAGGCCGACGTCCATGCCGCTGCCCGAGATCAAGCCGTTCGGCACAGTGGCCCAGAGGCGATCGAGAACAGGCTTCTTTGCCGCAAAAACGGCGTTGGATTCGGGGCTGTCGCTGTGACCGAAGCCGTCGAGAATCATCAGGACCAAAGGTTTAGGCGTAGTCGTCATGGAATCCACTCGTGGCTAATAAAGAAGAGGGCGATGGAAAAGGGAGTTGGAGTTTAAAGCTAAGTTCCGACCGCGTCACCGCCGGACGGGGTTTGGCCGACCATAGTGGCTGTGTATACTGGCCGACATTTTAACGCCCTGGAACCTCCTTCGATGGTTGCTCACCTGATTGAATTTGCCACTAACCACTACATTCTTGTCGGTATCTTCGTCGTACTGCTGGCTCTGCTGCTGGCGCACACGATGCAGGGCGGCGGTAAAAGCCTGAGCACCGGCGAGCTGACCGCGCTGGTCAATAAAGATGCAGGCGTGGTGGTGGACATCCGTCCGGCCAAGGATTTCGCTGCCGGCCATATCGTTGGCGCGGTGAACATTCCCCAGGACAAACTGGCTGCGCGCGTTGCCGAGCTGGAAAAGCACAAGGCCAAGACCATCATTCTGGTCGACGCCCTGGGCCAGACCGCCGGCACCCACGCCCGCGAACTGATGAAATCCGGCTTCACCGCCGCCAAGCTGTCCGGCGGGATCTCCAGCTGGAAAGGCGACAACCTGCCGCTGGTGAAGTGATATGAGTGAAGTCATCGTCTACTCCAGCGATTACTGCCCTTATTGCTCGCGAGCCAAGTACCTGCTCGAGAACAAAGGCGTGGCCTTCAAAGAGATCAAGGTCGATGGCAAGCCGCAGGTGCGCGCCGAAATGACCCAGAAAGCCGGACGCACGTCCGTGCCGCAGATCTGGATCGGCGACAAGCACATCGGCGGTTGTGACGATTTGTATGCCCTGGAGCGCGCCGGCAAGCTCGACGCGCTGCTCAAGGCCTGAACGGCTGCACCTACGTACAGCACTCCCTAAAAGACCCAAGATCGATAAGGATCTGAGATGACTGACCAACAGAACACTGCAGCCAGCGAAGAAGAAACCGCACCGCAATTCTCCTTGCAGCGCATCTACGTACGCGACCTGTCCTTCGAAGCCCCGAAAAGCCCGGCGATCTTCCGCCAGCAGTGGGACCCGGCGGTCGGCCTGGATCTGAACACTCGCCAGAAAGCGCTCGAAGGTGATTTCTACGAAGTCGTGCTGACCCTGTCCGTCACCGTGAAAAACGGTGAAGAAGTCGCCTTCATCGCTGAAGTGCAACAGGCCGGTATCTTCCTGATCAAGAACCTCGACGCGGCCTCGATGAGCCACACCCTGGGTGCGTTCTGCCCGAACATCCTGTTCCCGTACGCGCGCGAAACCCTGGACAGCCTGGTGACCCGTGGTTCGTTCCCGGCGCTGATGCTGGCTCCGGTGAACTTCGACGCCCTGTACGCGCAAGAGCTGCAGCGCATGCAGGAAAGCGGCGAAACGCCAACCGTTCAGTAAGACGGTTCAGCAACACCCCATGTGGGAGCGAGCCTGCTCGCGAAGAGGGCGTGTCAGATGACGGTTTTGTCGACTGATACACCGCTTTCGCGAGCAGGCTCGCTCCCACATTTGTTTTGCGGTGTTATTTGAAGTCGTTCTGGCGCCAGGCTTCGTACACAGCGACCGCAACGGTGTTGGACAGATTCAGGCTGCGGCAGCCTTCGCGCATCGGCAGGCGCAGGCGCTGTTCTGGCGGCAGGGCGTCGAGCACTTCCGGCGGCAGGCCACGGCTTTCCGGGCCGAAGATGAACGCATCGCCAGGAACAAACGCGGCATCATGAAACGGTCGCGAACCCTTGGTGGTGAACGCAAACAGTCTTGGGTTGCCCAGGCTTTCCAGGCAACTGGCCAGGTCCGCGTGACGTTGCAGCGTGGCATATTCATGGTAATCGAGACCGGCACGGCGCAAGCGCTTGTCGTCCATCTCGAAACCCAGCGGCTCGATCAAATGCAGGTGGCAGCCGCTGTTGGCGCACAGCCTGATAACGTTGCCGGTATTCGGCGGAATTTCTGGTTGGAAAAGGATGACGTGAAACATGCACGGCTCCGAAGGTAAAGATGAGCGGCATTCTACGCCGCCTGTGGACAACCGTTCGAAACTATTCCCGCGGGTGATCGGTTCGCTGGCGATTGTCGGACTGATGATTGGCTTGATGATCGGCCGCCTGACCACGCCGGATCCGACTGTGTTGCAGCAAGTCGAGGTCAGCGAAAGCGGGTTGGTGCTGTGGTTCAACAACGAACCGAAGCTGCACGGTGAAATCATCGATGGCACGCTCGCGCTGCTGTTTCAGGCCGAAGGCCGGGCGCAGAAGGGCCAGCTCAAACTCAACGGCAAAGACGTGAACTGGCGCACGCGAGCGAGTGACGGCGGGTTGTTGCTGACAGTGCTGGCAGCGCGGCCGCTGCAGGGTGACTGGGCCGGCAGCAAGGTCGATGAGCGTTGGCGCCTGGAGATTCGATTGCAAGCGAACTGAGCCGAGACTAACCGTCCGGCTTGGTCACTCCTACGCTTATTGACGCCGTTTCCCACTACAAAAATCTGTTTTTCCGCTCTCCCTCTTGGCGTGCGCACGCTATCGTGCGGTTCTTCTTTAAACCGGCAGGATGCCGAAACCGTCGTTCCTTGCGTGAAGCCAGGGGCGAGTTCTTCAAGGATGAAAAACATGCCAGTAAAACCACCTCGCGGTGGCAATACCCACGTGGATGTCCCCGGAGGCCCGAGCCGCCCCGGTGATGTGGATACTTCGCTCCCTGATCCATCGATCCGCAGAGGCGTCGACTCAGGTCTTGCGCTCGATGACCTGCAGCTGCGAGCCGGGCCATCGCGCGATACACACGCTGATGTCGTCCGCCCGGAGCCGGCCGTGCTGGTTCAAATGACTGCCGTTGACATCCCGCATCCGGCAGCCGCGCCGCTACTGGAGAATTACTTGATCGGCGCCAGGATAACGCTTCCAGATGCCGACAGCCGTGGCCTCAGGGTGTTTAACAAGCGTACTTACGTCGATCTGTCAGAGGGCGGCACTGTTCTGGTTGCAATGGATCCGGTCAATGCAACGTATCGCGCACGGTTACCCAATGAGCGGCATCCTTCCGGCCCCGAGTTGGTGCGCGACATTGACAGCGGTCTCTGGCATCCACGCGAAGGCGTTGACTTGACCCTTCGAACACAAGTGAAAAAAAGCCTTCCGGAACTGTCCGATCGACAAGCGGATGACTTTGTATCCCGGTTTGGTGACAAGGAGACGTTAGAGGCTGAACTCAAACGCATTCAACTGGGTTTGCCGCAGTTGGAGCGTGAGCTCAGCACCTGGACGAATGCCCTCAAGGACTCTCCCGGCGCCGAGTACGCGAGTCGACTGTCACTGAGTGCCAAGCTGATTCAACTGTACAAGTGGCAAGGCGACGATCTCGACCCTTGGGGGCGAGTCTATCGCGGCGGGCGAATGGCGGGTTTCAGGCTGGATATCAATCTGAGCGAATGGCCCATGCAAAGGGCTCCACTTTTTTCTACACCCATCAATTCCGTTGTTTCTCTTACCCTGAGAGGTTTTTCGTCACAAACACCGAAGGATTTCTTCGCCGGGTTTCCCAGCCTTGGAACATTGAGGACGTCAGGCCAGGTGTATGGACTGCCTGGCGGAGTCGGACGGCTCACGGAGTTGCGCGTGGCGGACTTGAGTAATCCTCTGCTCCACCTTTCGCTAGCCGATATTGAACAATTGAAACAGCTGCCACGTTTGCGCGAGCTGAACCTGGAAGGCCATCCCCTCGGGTATGGTTTTTCGATACGCGATATGACTGAGTTGCGGGTGTTGAAACTGGGTAATACCAGTCTTGTCGGTTTGCCTGGGGGACTGAACGAGTTGGCCGGATGGTCGCGGTTACAGGTATTGGATCTTCAACGAAATCCTTTTATAGGGCGTGCGCCTGACGTTACCGGGATGTCCGAGCTGCGGGTATTGAATCTGACGCAGACCGGTATCAGCCAGATCCCTGGCGGGCTGGGCACCGGGAATGGCCCCAAAGGCTTGGAAATATTGAAACTCGGCGAAAATTCGCTGTTTGATGCGCCTTCGCTCGAAGGAATGAGCAAGTTGCGGGAACTTGATCTTTCCAGCACGGATATCGACAAGTTTCCCGACGGCATCACGTCTGAAATTCCCGCGACAGTATTGAATCTCGCGAACAATCGAATCAGATCGATTCCCGAATCAGTGGAGCTTAGAGCAGGCTTCAACTTGACCGGAAATCCTATTACAGACCCCGCGTCCCTGCGGCGATTGATATTTGCGCGTCGACAAACGGGTACTGATATCTGGTTGGGAGTAGAGAGCGTTGATGCGTCGGCGGATCTCTGGCTACGACATGTGCCACACGCGCAAACTCCAGAGAAACTGGCGCTTTGGGACAGGTTGAACAGCTATTCTGAAAGCAGTTTGTTCTCGCGGATTCGAAATCTGAGCCGTACGCCTGAATTCTTCGTAGAACGTCAGCTATTAGAGCGCCGGGTCTGGGCGTTTCTCGAAAGTTTCGAAAAGGCAGGCGCTGTTGAACGGTCTCGCCTCAGGGACGTAGCCAGGAATGAAACGAGTCCAGGAAAGATGCTGGAAAGGCTGGAGGAGGAAATAAAGGCACTTGATCCCGGGCGACAGAATCAGCCCTTGCATCATCTACCCAAGCGTCCGAGGCTCGACTGACCCCGGGAGTGCGGCGTAAAAGCGGGAATCCCTGACCTGCCTGTATCAGGGTTCCCAAAACGGGGTGGACTTCGCTGGCAGCGTCAGTCCGGTGTAAAGAGGGAACCCCCGGCCTGCCTGTACCAAGGATCCCAAAACGGTGGGCGCAT from Pseudomonas tensinigenes harbors:
- the grxC gene encoding glutaredoxin 3; protein product: MSEVIVYSSDYCPYCSRAKYLLENKGVAFKEIKVDGKPQVRAEMTQKAGRTSVPQIWIGDKHIGGCDDLYALERAGKLDALLKA
- a CDS encoding tRNA (cytidine(34)-2'-O)-methyltransferase — protein: MFHVILFQPEIPPNTGNVIRLCANSGCHLHLIEPLGFEMDDKRLRRAGLDYHEYATLQRHADLASCLESLGNPRLFAFTTKGSRPFHDAAFVPGDAFIFGPESRGLPPEVLDALPPEQRLRLPMREGCRSLNLSNTVAVAVYEAWRQNDFK
- a CDS encoding leucine-rich repeat domain-containing protein; the protein is MPVKPPRGGNTHVDVPGGPSRPGDVDTSLPDPSIRRGVDSGLALDDLQLRAGPSRDTHADVVRPEPAVLVQMTAVDIPHPAAAPLLENYLIGARITLPDADSRGLRVFNKRTYVDLSEGGTVLVAMDPVNATYRARLPNERHPSGPELVRDIDSGLWHPREGVDLTLRTQVKKSLPELSDRQADDFVSRFGDKETLEAELKRIQLGLPQLERELSTWTNALKDSPGAEYASRLSLSAKLIQLYKWQGDDLDPWGRVYRGGRMAGFRLDINLSEWPMQRAPLFSTPINSVVSLTLRGFSSQTPKDFFAGFPSLGTLRTSGQVYGLPGGVGRLTELRVADLSNPLLHLSLADIEQLKQLPRLRELNLEGHPLGYGFSIRDMTELRVLKLGNTSLVGLPGGLNELAGWSRLQVLDLQRNPFIGRAPDVTGMSELRVLNLTQTGISQIPGGLGTGNGPKGLEILKLGENSLFDAPSLEGMSKLRELDLSSTDIDKFPDGITSEIPATVLNLANNRIRSIPESVELRAGFNLTGNPITDPASLRRLIFARRQTGTDIWLGVESVDASADLWLRHVPHAQTPEKLALWDRLNSYSESSLFSRIRNLSRTPEFFVERQLLERRVWAFLESFEKAGAVERSRLRDVARNETSPGKMLERLEEEIKALDPGRQNQPLHHLPKRPRLD
- a CDS encoding rhodanese-like domain-containing protein, which translates into the protein MVAHLIEFATNHYILVGIFVVLLALLLAHTMQGGGKSLSTGELTALVNKDAGVVVDIRPAKDFAAGHIVGAVNIPQDKLAARVAELEKHKAKTIILVDALGQTAGTHARELMKSGFTAAKLSGGISSWKGDNLPLVK
- the secB gene encoding protein-export chaperone SecB codes for the protein MTDQQNTAASEEETAPQFSLQRIYVRDLSFEAPKSPAIFRQQWDPAVGLDLNTRQKALEGDFYEVVLTLSVTVKNGEEVAFIAEVQQAGIFLIKNLDAASMSHTLGAFCPNILFPYARETLDSLVTRGSFPALMLAPVNFDALYAQELQRMQESGETPTVQ
- the gpmI gene encoding 2,3-bisphosphoglycerate-independent phosphoglycerate mutase, whose amino-acid sequence is MTTTPKPLVLMILDGFGHSDSPESNAVFAAKKPVLDRLWATVPNGLISGSGMDVGLPDGQMGNSEVGHMNLGAGRVVYQDFTRVTKSIRDGEFFENPTICAAVDKAVAAGKAVHFMGLLSDGGVHSHQDHLIAMAELAFKRGAEKIYLHAFLDGRDTPPKSAASSIELLDATFQALGKGRIASIIGRYFAMDRDNRWDRVAQAYNLIVDGNSEFHAATAQEGLDAAYARGESDEFVKATTIGEPVKVEDGDAVVFMNFRADRARELTRVFVEDDFKDFERARQPKLAGFVMLTQYAASIPAPSAFAAGSLENVLGDYLAKNGKTQLRIAETEKYAHVTFFFSGGREEPFPGEERILIPSPKVATYDLQPEMSAPEVTDRIVDAIENQRFDVIVVNYANGDMVGHSGVFDAAVKAVECLDTCVGRIVDALEKVGGEALITADHGNVEQMADESTGQAHTAHTTEPVPFIYVGKRDLKVREGGVLADVAPTMLKLLGLEKPTEMTGTSILV